One Periplaneta americana isolate PAMFEO1 chromosome 8, P.americana_PAMFEO1_priV1, whole genome shotgun sequence genomic region harbors:
- the LOC138704541 gene encoding phenoloxidase-activating factor 3-like translates to MDFVTYNLLVVILCTLVIQINYIDGTTSACKHGMTCMSLKDCAVHIKNQQNHEVDVFFVCGGQQVCCPHQQSIPTQPIQENTANHVNMRLLPLDKCGGSFDDKITGGQNASLGQFPWMALLGARLSNGSLLFICGGTLINDRYVLTAAHCLQQPHAIVEKVRLGEHNLDTNMDCDPYDDYCADPVQDYEIEEAISHEEFNLNHTQQRFKNDIALIRLKSKVHNYTSYIQPICLPFDIEITGREEKKYQIAGWGKTDFYESGGSPVLQFATVINVPIDECNNLQAKEVRNLTEKQLCSEGNRGEDPCKGDSGGPLMEVISKGRIIQVGIVSFGPIPCANAPSVYSRVSAYLDWILDHISE, encoded by the exons ATGGACTTCGTAACCTACAATTTGCTGGTTGTTATACTGTGCACATTAG ttatacaaataaattatatagatGGAACGACATCAGCATGCAAACATGGAATGACGTGTATGTCACTGAAAGATTGTGCAGTTCATATAAAGAATCAGCAGAATCATGAAGTAGATGTGTTTTTCGTTTGTGGTGGCCAACAAGTGTGCTGCCCTCACCAACAATCAATACCAACACAACCGATACAAGAAAACACAGCCAATCACGTCAACATGCGATTACTCCCACTTGACAAATGTGGTGGCTCATTTGATGACAAGATTACTGGTGGCCAGAATGCATCATTAGGACAGTTCCCATGGATGGCTCTTCTGGGTGCTAGAT TGAGTAATGGAAGTCTTCTATTTATATGTGGAGGAACTCTCATCAATGACCGATATGTACTGACAGCTGCACATTGTCTACAGCAACCTCACGCAATTGT AGAAAAAGTTCGTCTTGGAGAACATAATCTGGACACTAATATGGACTGTGATCCTTATGATGACTATTGTGCagaccctgtgcaagattatgaAATAGAAGAGGCTATTTCTCATGAGGAGTTTAATTTGAATCACACTCAACAGCGATTTAAAAATGATATCGCATTAATTAGACTCAAGAGTAAAGTTCATAATTACACAA GTTATATACAACCAATATGCTTGCCATTTGATATAGAAATAActggaagagaagaaaagaaataccaAATTGCAGGATGGGGTAAAACGGATTTCT ATGAGTCTGGAGGCAGTCCTGTCCTGCAGTTTGCTACAGTGATCAACGTTCCTATTGACGAGTGTAATAATCTTCAAGCAAAAGAAGTGCGCAACTTAACAGAAAAGCAGTTGTGTTCTGAAGGTAACCGTGGTGAAGATCCTTGCAAAGGCGATAGTGGTGGCCCCTTGATGGAAGTAATAAGCAAGGGCAGAATCATCCAAGTGGGCATTGTTTCATTTGGACCGATCCCATGTGCGAATGCACCCAGTGTGTACTCTAGAGTTTCGGCATATTTGGACTGGATATTGGATCATATTTCAgaataa